From Trichomycterus rosablanca isolate fTriRos1 chromosome 18, fTriRos1.hap1, whole genome shotgun sequence, the proteins below share one genomic window:
- the LOC134332833 gene encoding protocadherin alpha-8-like, producing the protein MCLRAGVNGQIMYSVSEEVNIGTVVGNLVKDMNLNVEDLDARAFQIVSGFKSRYFDVNYKSGVLYVRERIDREAICPNAASCSLNFEAVVNHPLSLHRVIVQIIDVNDNSPVFPVKLQVLNISESVQPGARFSLLTAFDADVGSLSVKSYKMSQSEHFSLDVNSAGDHGMSAELMLRKALDREKEPTVKLVLTAFDGGKPPRSGSLDVIVNVLDINDNSPVFSSNLFKVRVTENAPPETKIIKINATDADEGKNSEITYLFSSHGPEKISDTFSINSDTGEILVKGIIDFDDKAFYEIRVEARDKGSPPMTSNCKLLIEVIDINDNAPEISTTQLLTVVREDAKSGTAVALVTVSDKDGGKNGRVNCKLLGELPFKLESNYKNYFSIVLDGQIDRENIYQYYITIIAIDEGSPSLSSTSVVHVQVSDVNDNAPSFDMKNIHVYIKENITPGTLLHSLSAVDQDSEENARVSYSILENKSSVLSSLSVNSLTGQLYNLQSFNYEETKVFSFQVEAVDSGVPSLSSTATVNVFIIDENDNSPTILLPYSEHGSIHTENIPYSAEAGSFVAKIRAVDSDSGYNALLSYHLTEPKGTNLFRIGTSTGEIRTKRQMSDNDLKTHPLIITVSDHGEPSLSTTMSIDVVVVENMDNMQPSLRKVPMKEESFSDLNLYLLIAIVSVSVIFLLSLIGLIVAKCYETNGVFGKSGVPVVTTHPDGSWSYSKSTQQYDVCFSSDTLKSDVVVFPSPFPPVGAELISINGGDTFNRTQTLPNTGKVRAVEFIYLAN; encoded by the coding sequence ATGTGTTTGCGTGCTGGTGTTAATGGGCAGATTATGTACTCTGTGTCCGAGGAAGTAAATATCGGGACAGTCGTCGGAAATTTAGTGAAGGATATGAATCTAAACGTAGAGGATTTGGATGCTCGAGCGTTTCAGATTGTTTCTGGGTTTAAAAGCAGGTATTTTGACGTGAATTACAAAAGTGGCGTGTTGTATGTGCGGGAACGGATAGATCGTGAAGCGATCTGCCCTAATGCTGCGTCGTGTTCCTTAAATTTTGAAGCTGTAGTAAATCATCCACTGAGTCTGCACCGAGTAATTGTTCAAATTATAGACGTTAATGATAATTCTCCCGTTTTCCCAGTGAAACTTCAGGTTCTGAACATATCCGAGTCAGTACAGCCAGGAGCTCGATTTTCGTTGCTTACTGCATTTGATGCTGATGTTGGCTCTTTGTCAGTAAAAAGCTACAAAATGAGTCAAAGTGAACACTTTTCGTTGGATGTAAACAGTGCAGGAGACCATGGCATGTCTGCTGAACTTATGCTTCGGAAAGCTTTAGACAGAGAAAAAGAGCCGACAGTAAAACTCGTTTTGACCGCTTTTGATGGAGGGAAACCACCCAGGTCTGGATCACTGGATGTTATAGTCAATGTTTTAGATATAAACGACAACTCCCCAGTGTTTAGCAGTAATCTTTTTAAAGTACGTGTGACGGAGAATGCACCACCAGagactaaaataattaaaataaatgccaCAGACGCAGATGAAGGTAAAAACTCTGAAATTACGTATCTTTTTAGTAGTCACGGTCCTGAAAAAATTTCAGACACATTTTCAATAAATTCAGACACTGGAGAAATATTAGTAAAGGGTATTATTGATTTTGACGATAAAGCATTTTATGAAATTAGAGTGGAAGCTCGTGATAAAGGTTCACCCCCAATGACATCTAACTGTAAGCTCCTTATTGAAGTCATAGATATTAATGATAATGCCCCAGAAATAAGCACAACACAGCTGTTGACAGTTGTTAGGGAAGATGCAAAAAGTGGCACTGCTGTAGCTCTTGTTACAGTTTCAGACAAGGATGGAGGAAAAAATGGTAGGGTAAACTGTAAGTTGCTAGGAGAACTGCCTTTCAAACTCGAGTCAAACTACAAAAATTACTTCTCAATTGTTCTTGATGGTCAGATTGACCGTGAAAACATTTATCAATACTATATAACCATTATAGCAATAGATGAGGGTTCTCCCTCCCTTTCTAGCACCAGTGTAGTTCATGTTCAGGTTTCAGATGTAAATGACAATGCTCCAAGTTTTGATATGAAAAatatacacgtgtacattaAAGAAAACATAACTCCTGGAACACTTTTGCATTCATTGTCAGCAGTTGATCAAGATTCTGAAGAAAATGCTCGGGTTTCTTACTCCATTTTAGAGAACAAATCATCAGTGTTATCTTCATTAAGTGTTAACTCTTTGACTGGCCAATTGTATAATCTCCAATCTTTTAATTATGAGGAAACAAAAGTTTTTAGCTTTCAGGTTGAAGCTGTTGACTCTGGTGTTCCTTCCTTAAGTAGCACAGCTactgttaatgtttttattatagaTGAAAATGACAACAGTCCCACTATTTTACTTCCTTATTCTGAACATGGATCTATACACACTGAGAACATTCCCTATTCTGCAGAAGCGGGGTCTTTTGTGGCCAAAATCAGAGCTGTAGATTCGGATTCAGGTTATAATGCCCTCCTATCCTACCATTTAACTGAACCAAAGGGAACCAATCTTTTCCGAATCGGAACCAGTACTGGAGAAATAAGAACCAAGAGACAAATGAGCGACAATGACTTAAAAACTCACCCACTAATaattactgtctctgatcatggAGAACCGTCACTCTCAACAACTATGAGTATTGATGTTGTGGTTGTGGAAAATATGGACAACATGCAACCTTCTCTAAGAAAAGTACCAATGAAGGAGGAAAGTTTTTCAGACTTGAATCTGTATTTGCTCATTGCTATTGTCTCAGTATCAGTGATATTCCTATTGAGCCTCATTGGTTTAATAGTAGCTAAATGCTATGAGACAAATGGTGTTTTTGGAAAGTCCGGTGTTCCAGTGGTCACTACACACCCTGACGGGAGCTGGTCTTACTCTAAATCCACTCAGCAGTATGATGTGTGCTTTAGCTCAGACACACTGAAGAGTGATGTAGTAGTTTTTCCGTCACCGTTTCCACCTGTAGGCGCAGAACTGATCAGCATTAATGGAGGAGACACTTTTAACAGAACACAAACTCTTCCAAACACTGGAAAGGTAAGAGCAgtggagtttatttatttagctaatTAG
- the LOC134332721 gene encoding protocadherin alpha-8-like: protein MALKDSAGYVWRKALVLLCLLDLCSSQISYTVLEEAKKGTFVGNIVKDLNLSVQELETRGFQLLTESKVKYFEVNLKTGILFLNNKIDREERCESNQKCVIYFEAMVSNPQKFYSVEIHILDINDNSPVFPDQIFHMDISENVLPGDRFPVVMAHDVDIGSNSVKTYKLSQNILFSLDVQNDVVELVLQKSLDREKESLIKLLLTAVDGGTPSRSGTMQIVINVLDINDNNPVFSESLYKAKVQENSPLGSKILTVLASDADEGVNGEVSYSIVSDSGKSAFDLFSVNALTGEIIVNGNIDYEKNHAVELKIQAQDKGSSPRRSRCKVLIEVMDVNDNAPDISISRLMQTVREDIKPGTDVALITVSDRDGGANGKIECKIIGPNHFKLQPSYKTAYSLIVNEPLDREQISHYNITVIANDEGSPSLSSSSIITVHVSDVNDNAPVFSSPIVTISVKENSPVGVLLATITATDLDVGENANVLYYLIDEENGRLTKLININSRTGEMFSLQLFDFEETKLIRLKVQATDSGDPPLSSNVTVNVFVLDENDNTPVFLPPYSEPESVINENIPYSAEAGYFVNKIRAVDSDSGYNALLSYHLTEPKGTNLFRIGTSTGELRTKRRMSDNDLKTHPLIITVSDNGEPSLSTTMSIEVVVVENMDNMQPSLRKVAVKAESFSNLNLYLLIAIVSISVIFLLSLICLIVAKCFRADSNFCRSGVPVVTTHPDGSWSYSKSTQQYDVCFSSDTLKSDVVVFPSPFPPTDAELISINGGDTFNRTQTLPSTEKVGLFLI from the coding sequence ATGGCTTTGAAGGACAGTGCtggttatgtttggagaaaggctCTTGTGCTGCTTTGTTTACTGGATTTGTGCTCCAGTCAGATATCGTATACTGTTTTAGAAGAGGCCAAGAAGGGAACCTTTGTTGGAAATATCGTGAAGGATCTAAATCTCAGTGTGCAGGAACTGGAGACGCGCGGATTTCAGCTTTTGACGGAATCTAAAGTTAAATATTTCGAGGTAAATCTGAAAACCGggattttatttcttaataataaaatagacagaGAGGAGCGTTGTGAAAGTAATCAGAAATGCGTAATTTATTTTGAAGCGATGGTCAGTAACCCTCAAAAGTTCTACAGTGTAGAAATCCATATACTTGACATTAATGACAACTCTCCGGTGTTTCCAGATCAAATTTTCCATATGGATATTAGCGAAAACGTTCTTCCTGGGGATCGGTTTCCAGTAGTCATGGCCCACGACGTGGATATCGGTAGTAATTCAGTAAAGACATATAAACTCAgccaaaatatattattttcgTTGGACGTCCAAAATGATGTGGTTGAACTGGTTCTTCAGAAATCTTTGGACAGAGAGAAAGAATCATTAATAAAGCTTTTACTTACTGCTGTAGACGGAGGGACTCCTTCTAGGTCCGGTACAATGCagattgttataaatgtactggATATAAATGATAACAATCCAGTTTTCAGTGAATCTCTGTACAAAGCCAAGGTTCAAGAAAATTCACCTTTAGGAAGTAAAATCCTTACAGTTTTAGCATCAGATGCAGACGAGGGTGTTAACGGTGAAGTATCCTACTCCATTGTGAGTGATTCTGGAAAATCAGCGTTTGATCTTTTCTCTGTAAATGCTCTTACTGGAGAAATCATTGTTAATGGTAACATAGATTATGAGAAAAATCATGCAGTAGAGTTAAAAATACAAGCCCAAGACAAGGGATCTTCTCCAAGAAGGTCTAGGTGCAAAGTATTGATTGAAGTTATGGATGTGAATGACAATGCACCAGATATATCAATTTCTCGACTTATGCAGACTGTAAGAGAGGACATTAAACCTGGCACAGATGTGGCATTAATTACAGTATCAGATAGAGATGGTGGCGCAAATGGCAAAATAGAATGTAAAATTATAGGTCCAAATCATTTTAAACTGCAGCCATCATATAAAACCGCTTACTCTCTAATTGTAAATGAACCGCTGGATAGAGAGCAGATCTCCCACTATAATATCACAGTAATTGCTAATGATGAGGGGAGCCCCTCCCTCTCTAGTAGTAGCATCATAACTGTTCATGTTTCTGATGTAAATGACAACGCACCTGTATTTTCCTCACCTATCGTTACGATAAGTGTGAAAGAGAATAGTCCAGTTGGAGTGCTGTTGGCAACAATAACAGCAACCGATCTAGACGTCGGTGAAAATGCtaatgttttgtattatttaattgatGAAGAAAATGGAAGATTAACAAAACTGATAAACATCAACTCACGCACCGGTGAAATGTTTAGCCTACAGTTATTTGATTTTGAGGAAACAAAACTAATTCGTTTGAAAGTTCAAGCAACTGACTCTGGTGACCCTCCACTGAGTAGCAACGTGACTGTGAACGTTTTTGTCCTGGATGAGAATGACAACACGCCAGTTTTTCTTCCACCTTATTCTGAACCCGAATCTGTGATCAATGAGAACATTCCTTATTCGGCTGAAGCGGGGTATTTTGTGAACAAAATCAGGGCTGTAGATTCTGACTCTGGTTATAACGCCCTTCTATCCTACCATTTAACTGAACCAAAAGGAACTAATCTTTTCAGGATCGGAACCAGTACCGGAGAGTTAAGAACCAAAAGGCGAATGAGTGACAATGATTTAAAAACTCACCCACTGATAATTACTGTCTCGGATAATGGGGAACCTTCTCTGTCAACGACTATGAGTATTGAGGTTGTGGTTGTGGAAAACATGGACAACATGCAACCTTCTCTAAGAAAAGTAGCAGTAAAGGCGGAAAGCTTTTCTAATTTGAATTTATATTTGCTCATCGCTATTGTCTCAATATCAGTGATATTTCTACTGAGCCTCATCTGTTTAATAGTAGCTAAATGCTTCAGGGCAGACAGTAATTTCTGCAGATCCGGTGTTCCAGTGGTCACTACACACCCTGACGGGAGCTGGTCTTACTCTAAATCCACTCAGCAGTATGACGTGTGTTTTAGCTCAGACACACTGAAGAGTGATGTAGTAGTTTTCCCGTCGCCGTTTCCACCTACAGACGCAGAACTGATCAGCATTAATGGAGGAGACACTTTTAACAGAACACAAACTCTTCCGAGCACTGAGAAGGTAggactgtttttaatttaa